Proteins encoded in a region of the Nicotiana tomentosiformis chromosome 9, ASM39032v3, whole genome shotgun sequence genome:
- the LOC104100811 gene encoding probable plastid-lipid-associated protein 4, chloroplastic → MALSSLLSPPTHVSSNSTHSIPKLYHFSHSTSFSFQNTPSFISFPTNTCPQNQKWRTNVSFFPSFFNKPLDPTPIKQELLEAIAPLDRGADATPKDQQIIDLIARKLEACNPTKEPLKSNLLNGKWELIYTTSKSILQTQRPKILRSRVNYQAINGDILRAQNMEGWPFFNQVTADLTPLNSRKVAVKFDYFKIGGIIPVKAPGRARGELEITYLDEELRVSRGDLGNLFILKMVDPSYRVPT, encoded by the exons ATGGCCTTATCCTCACTACTATCCCCTCCAACTCATGTTTCTTCAAACTCCACACATTCTATTCCCAAGCTTTACCACTTCTCTCATTCCACCTCTTTTTCTTTCCAAAATACTCCTAGTTTCATCTCCTTTCCAACCAATACTTGTCCTCAAAATCAAAAATGGCGGACCAATGTTTCTTTCTTCCCTTCTTTCTTTAACAAGCCCCTAGACCCTACACCCATTAAACAAGAGCTTCTTGAGGCCATTGCCCCTCTTGATCGTGGCGCTGACGCCACTCCTAAAGACCAGCAAATAATTGATCTG ATTGCGCGCAAACTTGAAGCTTGCAACCCAACAAAGGAGCCTCTCAAGTCAAATCTTCTAAATGGAAAATGGGAACTTATATACACCACATCCAAGTCAATTTTACAAACTCAAAGACCCAAGATTTTAAGATCTAGAGTAAACTACCAAGCAATAAATGGAGATATACTTCGAGCTCAAAATATGGAAGGATGGCCATTTTTCAACCAGGTTACTGCAGATTTGACCCCATTGAATTCAAGAAAAGTGGCAGTAAAGTTTGATTATTTCAAGATTGGTGGGATTATACCTGTTAAAGCTCCAGGTAGAGCTCGAGGTGAGCTTGAAATTACTTACTTGGATGAAGAATTGAGAGTATCAAGAGGTGATCTTGGCAACTTATTCATTTTAAAAATGGTGGACCCTTCTTACAGGGTCCCTACTTGA